Proteins from a genomic interval of Capsicum annuum cultivar UCD-10X-F1 chromosome 4, UCD10Xv1.1, whole genome shotgun sequence:
- the LOC107867642 gene encoding abscisic stress-ripening protein 1: MAEEEKHHHHLFHHKDKAEEGPVDYEKEIKHHKHLEQIGKLGTAAAGAYALHEKHEAKKDPEHAHRHKIEEEIAAAAAVGAGGFAFHEHHEKKDAKKEEKKAEGGHHHHLHL; encoded by the exons ATGGCAGAGGAGGAGAAACACCATCACCACCTGTTCCACCACAAGGACAAGGCAGAAGAGGGCCCAGTCGACTACGAAAAGGAAATCAAACATCATAAGCATCTTGAACAAATCGGTAAACTTGGCACTGCTGCTGCCGGTGCCTACGCCTTG CATGAGAAACATGAGGCAAAGAAGGATCCAGAGCATGCACACAGACACAAGATAGAGGAAGAGATTGCAGCTGCTGCTGCTGTAGGAGCAGGTGGATTTGCATTCCATgaacatcatgagaaaaaagatgccaagaaagaagagaaaaaagctGAGGGGGgacaccaccaccacctccactTATAA